Proteins encoded in a region of the Malaciobacter mytili LMG 24559 genome:
- a CDS encoding complex I subunit 1/NuoH family protein, translated as MTTASLIIIIVNIVLALILATGMTPILVWWERRVAGFIQDRTGPNRCNVGPLRLGGLIQSIADMLKLVFKEDFTSAHIKYKFFFAIAPGILFFCSFLTFAVIPFADTLVIDGKEHVMQAVPTQLGIMWFLAYAGLSTYGIILGGYASGSKFGILSSIRATAQVISYEAAMALAVISMLLTYGSINLSEIVTEQTGTIFGVIPAWGVFMQPLAALIFIVTAFAETNRTPFDIAEGESEIVAGYHTEYSAMKFGLFQVGEFAAMCAGSAIIVTLFFGGYHVPWLDTQTLKDNINIVIIVIMVLLPLKVFVLTKWMKKNNNWKDSNNIRAKETAILTKVFWLLAIAVVAILGSFLATGLGENGVNIAVTVIQIGTFLLKFLLMSLVFIWVRWTLLRFRYDQLQMLGWKVLLPLSLLNIVITATYIVVAGN; from the coding sequence ATGACAACAGCTTCTTTAATAATTATTATTGTAAATATAGTTCTTGCATTAATCCTTGCAACAGGAATGACTCCTATTTTAGTATGGTGGGAAAGAAGAGTTGCAGGTTTTATTCAAGATAGAACAGGTCCAAATAGATGTAATGTTGGACCTTTAAGACTTGGTGGTCTAATTCAAAGTATTGCTGATATGTTAAAACTTGTATTTAAAGAAGATTTTACATCTGCTCATATTAAATATAAATTTTTCTTTGCAATAGCACCCGGAATTTTATTTTTCTGCTCTTTTTTAACTTTTGCAGTTATTCCTTTTGCTGATACATTAGTTATTGATGGAAAAGAGCATGTAATGCAAGCTGTTCCAACTCAATTGGGGATTATGTGGTTTTTAGCTTATGCTGGATTATCTACTTATGGAATTATTTTAGGTGGGTATGCTTCTGGAAGTAAATTTGGTATTTTAAGTTCTATTAGAGCAACTGCACAAGTTATCTCTTATGAAGCTGCTATGGCTTTAGCAGTTATTTCTATGTTATTAACATATGGTTCTATTAACTTATCAGAAATTGTAACTGAACAAACAGGAACAATATTTGGTGTTATTCCAGCATGGGGTGTATTTATGCAACCATTAGCTGCATTGATTTTTATTGTTACAGCTTTTGCTGAAACAAATAGAACTCCTTTTGATATTGCCGAAGGTGAATCTGAAATTGTTGCAGGTTATCATACAGAATACTCTGCTATGAAATTTGGTCTTTTCCAAGTTGGTGAGTTTGCTGCTATGTGTGCAGGAAGTGCTATTATTGTTACACTATTCTTTGGTGGGTACCATGTTCCTTGGTTAGATACACAAACATTAAAAGATAATATTAATATTGTAATTATTGTAATTATGGTTTTATTACCTTTAAAAGTTTTTGTTTTAACAAAATGGATGAAAAAGAACAATAACTGGAAAGATTCAAATAATATTAGAGCTAAAGAAACAGCTATTTTAACTAAAGTATTTTGGTTATTAGCAATAGCAGTTGTGGCTATTTTAGGTTCATTTTTAGCTACTGGACTTGGAGAAAATGGTGTAAATATAGCTGTAACAGTTATTCAAATTGGAACTTTCTTACTTAAGTTTTTATTAATGAGTTTAGTTTTTATTTGGGTTAGATGGACACTATTAAGATTTAGATATGACCAACTTCAAATGTTAGGATGGAAAGTGTTATTACCATTATCTTTACTAAATATTGTAATAACAGCAACATATATTGTAGTAGCAGGAAATTAA
- a CDS encoding NuoI/complex I 23 kDa subunit family protein — protein sequence MGIKIVPRHGKSLKDRLYLPAIAGGMKTTFTHFVKNLKDTSNLKTLQYPEVQPTDLTDRYRGVHRLTKWEDGSEKCVACYMCATACPAQCIFIDAQERFDGVAEKRPKQFKIDLLECVYCGYCVEACPCDAIRMDTGIFSFTGSKREDFLVDKDYLMSNERSKDFNND from the coding sequence ATGGGAATAAAAATAGTACCAAGACATGGAAAGTCGTTAAAAGATAGACTTTATCTACCTGCAATTGCAGGTGGTATGAAGACTACATTTACGCACTTTGTTAAGAATTTAAAAGATACATCAAATCTTAAAACACTTCAATATCCAGAGGTTCAACCAACAGATTTAACTGATAGATATAGAGGTGTACATAGACTTACTAAATGGGAAGATGGAAGTGAAAAGTGTGTTGCTTGTTATATGTGTGCAACTGCTTGTCCTGCTCAATGTATTTTTATTGATGCCCAAGAGAGATTTGATGGAGTTGCTGAAAAAAGACCAAAGCAGTTCAAAATTGACCTATTAGAGTGTGTTTACTGTGGATATTGTGTAGAAGCTTGTCCTTGTGATGCAATTAGAATGGATACTGGAATTTTCTCTTTTACAGGTTCAAAAAGAGAGGATTTTTTAGTAGATAAAGATTATCTAATGTCAAATGAAAGATCAAAGGATTTTAATAATGACTGA
- a CDS encoding NADH-quinone oxidoreductase subunit J family protein: protein MTDIVFIALSLFAIAGAVAMLVNKKPLNSALGLLITMLSIAGLFALLSASFLFMVQIIVYAGAIMTLILFILMFLNIKDEELPDEPKKYMFIGLGAALMIPLNVLILKAVSKLPNADLSIVEGDFGDIKPVGITLYNNWLVSFELISILLLVALVGSIVLAKRRKPKEKRGEQ, encoded by the coding sequence ATGACTGATATAGTATTTATAGCACTTAGTCTTTTTGCAATAGCTGGAGCTGTTGCTATGCTAGTTAATAAAAAACCATTAAATAGTGCATTAGGTCTTTTAATAACTATGTTATCAATTGCTGGATTATTTGCTCTACTTAGTGCAAGTTTCTTATTTATGGTTCAAATAATTGTTTATGCGGGTGCAATTATGACTTTAATTTTATTTATATTAATGTTTCTTAATATTAAAGATGAAGAGTTACCAGATGAGCCTAAAAAATATATGTTTATAGGATTAGGGGCAGCATTAATGATTCCTTTAAATGTTCTAATTCTAAAAGCTGTTTCAAAATTACCAAATGCTGATTTAAGTATTGTTGAGGGTGATTTTGGTGATATTAAACCTGTTGGTATCACACTATATAATAACTGGCTAGTATCTTTTGAGTTAATCTCTATTTTACTTCTAGTTGCCCTTGTAGGTTCTATTGTTCTTGCAAAAAGAAGAAAACCTAAAGAAAAAAGAGGAGAGCAATAA
- the nuoK gene encoding NADH-quinone oxidoreductase subunit NuoK codes for MISLSSYAFVSMILFSIGVIGVIARRNVFIIYMSIELMLNGITLFLVTFARYHFNLDAQVITVLVIAIAAAEAAIFLSVIILLYRSKKSLDTDIFTTLTQGENS; via the coding sequence ATGATAAGTTTATCATCATATGCATTCGTTTCAATGATACTATTTTCAATAGGTGTTATTGGTGTTATTGCAAGAAGAAATGTTTTTATAATTTATATGTCAATAGAGTTAATGTTAAATGGTATAACACTATTTTTAGTGACATTTGCAAGATACCACTTTAATTTGGATGCACAAGTTATAACTGTACTTGTAATTGCAATTGCTGCTGCTGAAGCTGCAATTTTCTTATCAGTTATTATTTTATTATATAGATCTAAAAAATCTTTAGATACTGATATTTTTACAACTCTAACACAAGGAGAAAATTCATGA
- the nuoL gene encoding NADH-quinone oxidoreductase subunit L, with protein sequence MNTPLLVWIILAPLIGAIVNAGFYFYHIKKESISDKVFSIIGTITPLIAFLITLCLFLQMREEGVVFTQTLFTWLSIGNLNIEMKLLGDNLAIFMSMFVTFVGWLIHIYAIGYMKGDNGFGKFFAYFNLFLASMLILVLADNPIILFIGWEGVGVCSYLLIAFYYSDKENVIAGNKAFIANRVGDFGFLLGVVTLFFAIGADSLSFSTIEANINNASTELLMLAGFLLFVGAMGKSAQIPLYVWLPDAMAGPTPISALIHAATMVTAGVYMVARFHFLYSGIEDIGTFIAYIGAFSALLAAIIATRQQDIKKILAYSTMSQLGYMFIGVGLGFYSSGLFHVFTHAFFKAMLFMGAGGIIIALHHEQNIFKIAQHRAQLPIIHFTFLVGVIAIAGIPPFSGFFSKDAILAAAFQDGEYLIWGIGMFTAFLTAFYMFRLYFIVFIAPSKHVAQYVYTSKTITIPLLILSIGAIGAGFLNFPAIFGGSAFVDTWLSQLNSQKIHLAHSTEYILMAASILVAVAGIVVAYKKYAKFDIYNPENEEGIIANKFYVDEFYDKVFVQTSKKVSTFIDKVVDDKIIDGFIMTVCNEFVSFGKKVATIQNANVRFYAAFMLVGMSCIFVYLYISLGL encoded by the coding sequence ATGAATACTCCTTTATTAGTTTGGATTATTTTAGCTCCTTTAATTGGTGCTATTGTAAATGCAGGTTTTTATTTTTATCACATTAAAAAAGAAAGCATTTCTGATAAGGTATTCTCGATTATTGGAACAATTACTCCTTTAATTGCATTTTTAATTACTTTATGTTTATTTTTACAAATGAGAGAAGAAGGAGTAGTATTTACTCAAACTTTATTTACTTGGCTTTCAATTGGTAATTTAAATATTGAGATGAAATTACTAGGGGATAACTTAGCAATTTTTATGTCTATGTTTGTTACTTTTGTTGGTTGGTTAATTCATATTTATGCAATAGGATATATGAAAGGTGATAATGGGTTTGGAAAATTCTTTGCTTATTTCAACCTATTCTTAGCATCAATGTTAATTTTAGTATTAGCTGATAACCCAATTATCTTATTTATTGGATGGGAAGGGGTTGGAGTTTGTTCTTACCTTTTAATTGCCTTTTATTATTCAGATAAAGAGAATGTTATTGCTGGTAATAAAGCCTTTATTGCAAATAGAGTTGGAGATTTTGGTTTCTTACTTGGTGTTGTAACACTATTTTTTGCAATTGGTGCTGATTCTTTAAGTTTCTCAACAATTGAAGCAAACATAAATAATGCTTCTACTGAATTATTAATGTTAGCTGGTTTCTTACTTTTTGTAGGAGCTATGGGTAAATCAGCACAAATTCCTTTATATGTTTGGTTACCAGATGCTATGGCAGGACCAACACCAATTTCTGCACTTATCCACGCTGCAACAATGGTTACAGCAGGGGTTTATATGGTTGCAAGATTCCACTTTTTATATAGTGGTATTGAAGATATTGGAACATTTATTGCTTATATTGGTGCTTTTTCTGCCCTACTTGCAGCTATTATTGCAACAAGACAACAAGATATTAAAAAGATTCTTGCATACTCAACTATGTCTCAATTAGGATATATGTTTATAGGTGTTGGACTTGGATTTTATAGTTCTGGATTATTTCATGTATTTACACATGCTTTCTTTAAAGCTATGTTATTCATGGGTGCTGGAGGAATTATTATAGCTCTTCATCATGAGCAAAATATCTTTAAAATTGCACAACATAGAGCACAATTACCAATTATTCATTTTACTTTCTTAGTTGGTGTTATTGCAATTGCGGGAATTCCTCCATTTTCTGGATTCTTCTCAAAAGATGCAATTTTAGCAGCGGCATTTCAAGATGGTGAGTATTTAATTTGGGGAATTGGAATGTTTACAGCATTTTTAACTGCATTTTATATGTTTAGATTATATTTTATTGTATTTATTGCACCAAGCAAACATGTAGCACAATATGTATATACATCTAAAACAATTACAATTCCTTTATTAATCTTATCAATTGGTGCAATTGGTGCAGGTTTCTTAAACTTCCCAGCTATTTTTGGAGGAAGTGCTTTTGTAGATACTTGGCTTTCTCAATTAAATTCGCAAAAGATTCATCTAGCACACTCAACTGAATATATCTTAATGGCTGCTTCTATTTTAGTTGCAGTTGCTGGTATTGTTGTAGCATATAAAAAGTATGCTAAGTTTGATATTTACAACCCTGAAAATGAAGAGGGAATTATTGCTAATAAATTCTATGTTGATGAATTCTATGACAAAGTATTTGTACAAACTAGTAAAAAAGTAAGTACATTTATTGATAAAGTTGTTGATGACAAAATCATTGATGGATTTATTATGACAGTATGTAATGAGTTTGTATCATTTGGTAAAAAAGTTGCAACTATTCAAAATGCAAATGTAAGATTTTATGCTGCATTTATGTTAGTTGGTATGAGTTGCATCTTTGTTTATTTATATATTTCATTAGGATTGTAG
- a CDS encoding complex I subunit 4 family protein, which yields MSADVLSFIIFLPAVVAFGLLVTTKNIEAVRNMAFLTTIVVLALVLKLYLEFEPSEGIQFVTNASWISSYGINYYIGVDGISLTILMMIAILIPTSYLLLWEGRTKGYWINMLLVQTGVTGSLLSLDIVLFYFFWEVMLLPVFLLIGIYGFGQKEFTTIKVTVYTMAGSLLMFVAVLYLGVTFNSEFGYWSFQYTDLMRITTLNYNEKIWLFLAFLAAFAIKIPIFPLHTWIMETYKNAPTGAVFLLSSIMAKLGVYAIIRFMIPIFPDIYVEFSMWFVIFGLFGLIYFGIAALMQDDIKRMFAYSSASHLSFISAGIFSLNAYGMNGALYLIIAHAIATGALFLLVGIIHDETGTKSIKKLGGLAKTAPIFTVIFAIMLFANVGLPGTNGFVSELLIIFGIYEFNHTLGYISALTVIIGASYMLWMFQRAILQDRDGECLNMRDLKIKEIIGLTPWVILVFLMGIYPDIFIDKFEPTVTHYINDILKIGAMK from the coding sequence ATGAGTGCAGATGTTTTATCTTTTATAATATTTTTACCAGCTGTTGTAGCCTTTGGACTTTTGGTTACAACAAAGAATATTGAAGCTGTTAGAAATATGGCTTTTCTAACAACAATAGTTGTTCTAGCTTTAGTATTAAAATTATATTTAGAGTTTGAACCAAGTGAAGGAATACAATTTGTAACAAATGCCTCATGGATTAGTAGTTATGGTATCAATTATTATATTGGTGTTGATGGAATTTCATTGACTATTCTTATGATGATTGCTATTTTAATTCCTACTTCTTATTTATTATTATGGGAAGGAAGAACTAAAGGTTACTGGATTAATATGTTATTAGTTCAAACAGGTGTTACAGGTTCTCTTTTATCACTTGATATTGTATTATTTTATTTCTTCTGGGAAGTAATGCTTTTACCTGTATTCTTACTAATTGGTATTTATGGTTTTGGACAAAAAGAATTTACAACTATTAAAGTTACAGTTTATACAATGGCAGGTTCATTATTAATGTTTGTTGCTGTTTTATATCTTGGAGTTACTTTTAATAGTGAATTTGGATATTGGTCTTTTCAATATACAGATTTAATGAGAATTACTACTTTAAATTATAATGAAAAAATTTGGTTATTTTTAGCATTTTTAGCTGCATTTGCAATTAAAATTCCTATTTTCCCGTTACATACTTGGATAATGGAAACATATAAAAATGCTCCTACAGGTGCAGTTTTCTTATTATCTTCAATTATGGCAAAACTTGGAGTATATGCAATTATTAGATTTATGATTCCTATTTTTCCTGACATTTATGTAGAGTTTTCTATGTGGTTTGTAATCTTTGGATTATTTGGTCTTATCTATTTTGGTATAGCTGCACTTATGCAAGATGATATTAAAAGAATGTTTGCATACTCTTCAGCTTCACACCTAAGTTTTATTTCAGCAGGTATTTTCTCATTAAATGCTTATGGAATGAATGGAGCTTTATATTTAATTATTGCCCATGCAATTGCAACAGGTGCGCTATTTTTACTTGTTGGAATTATTCATGATGAGACAGGAACAAAATCTATTAAAAAACTTGGTGGATTAGCTAAAACTGCTCCAATTTTCACAGTAATTTTTGCAATTATGTTATTTGCAAATGTTGGTTTACCAGGAACAAATGGTTTTGTATCAGAATTATTAATTATATTTGGTATTTATGAATTTAATCATACGTTAGGTTATATCTCAGCACTTACTGTTATTATTGGGGCTTCATATATGTTATGGATGTTTCAAAGAGCTATTTTACAAGATAGAGATGGTGAGTGTTTAAATATGAGAGATTTAAAAATTAAAGAGATTATTGGTTTAACTCCTTGGGTTATTTTAGTATTCTTAATGGGTATTTATCCAGATATATTCATAGATAAATTTGAGCCAACAGTTACTCACTATATCAATGACATCTTAAAAATTGGAGCAATGAAATGA
- a CDS encoding NADH-quinone oxidoreductase subunit N, whose amino-acid sequence MNEFILIIPILTVLTASIVLMLLSMYDKFSTKNFITVASIFLIIALGFSIGTFTEIYSVKIYSDIFNNALIFDSFSNFFSILLIFGTLLTLLIGEHYFLHRKYFKGEFFTILMFALFGMILLANANELITAFIALEIASFSVYVMVGYNSDDSKRVEAIFKYLVLGSFIGAFYLLGSVLIYGATQTTNLTEIAVYISNHSGNDLTLVYIGMTLILFTFLFKIAAFPFQSWVLDVYRGAPMIITAYMAATFKIAIFSFFLRVFLQDISNVIDFWDSIMYVLVILTLVFGTWLAVSQKIVKRMLAASSIVHTGYLLLAFLALGQNIEAAYATMFYLIAYLLSALGAFGLISHIISETSVRVTFEDFKGLSKERPFLAAMMTIFLLSLAGIPSTIGFIGKFHVFTEAISAGFASLAVLAIIATIVSVYYYFRLIAMMYFYPANASCESQGFNDKRVSTYVIAFIGVLTILGGIGSAIVFFIPVINIDSIISIAQMTVQSLFIK is encoded by the coding sequence ATGAATGAATTTATCTTAATAATACCAATTTTAACGGTTTTAACAGCAAGTATTGTTTTAATGCTTTTAAGTATGTATGATAAGTTTTCAACAAAGAACTTTATTACAGTTGCCTCAATTTTTTTAATTATTGCTTTAGGTTTTTCTATTGGAACTTTTACTGAAATATATTCAGTAAAAATTTATAGTGATATATTTAATAATGCTTTGATTTTTGACTCATTTTCAAACTTCTTTAGTATTTTATTAATTTTTGGTACTCTTTTAACATTACTAATTGGTGAACACTATTTTCTACATAGAAAATATTTTAAAGGTGAATTTTTTACTATTTTAATGTTCGCTTTATTTGGTATGATTTTATTAGCAAATGCAAATGAATTAATTACTGCATTTATTGCTTTAGAAATTGCATCATTTTCTGTATATGTAATGGTTGGATATAATAGTGATGATTCTAAAAGGGTTGAAGCTATTTTTAAATATTTAGTTTTAGGTTCTTTTATTGGTGCATTTTATCTTTTAGGTTCTGTTTTAATTTACGGTGCAACTCAAACTACAAACTTAACAGAAATTGCAGTATATATCTCTAATCATAGTGGAAATGATTTAACATTAGTATATATTGGTATGACTCTAATTTTATTTACATTTTTATTTAAAATTGCAGCATTCCCATTTCAATCTTGGGTACTTGATGTTTATAGAGGTGCTCCTATGATTATCACTGCTTATATGGCAGCTACATTTAAAATTGCTATTTTCTCTTTCTTCTTAAGAGTTTTCTTACAAGATATTTCAAATGTAATTGATTTTTGGGATTCAATTATGTATGTTTTAGTAATACTAACATTAGTATTTGGAACATGGCTAGCAGTATCACAAAAAATTGTAAAAAGAATGCTAGCAGCATCATCAATTGTACATACAGGATACTTACTTTTAGCATTTCTTGCATTAGGACAAAATATTGAAGCTGCTTATGCAACAATGTTTTATTTAATTGCATATTTATTATCTGCTCTTGGAGCATTTGGTTTAATTTCACATATTATTTCTGAAACAAGTGTAAGAGTAACATTTGAAGATTTTAAAGGTTTATCAAAAGAAAGACCTTTCTTAGCAGCAATGATGACAATTTTCTTATTAAGTTTAGCAGGTATTCCTTCAACTATTGGATTTATTGGTAAATTCCATGTATTTACTGAAGCAATTAGTGCTGGTTTTGCAAGCTTAGCAGTATTGGCAATTATTGCAACAATTGTGTCAGTATATTACTATTTTAGACTTATTGCAATGATGTATTTCTATCCTGCAAATGCTTCTTGTGAAAGTCAAGGATTTAATGATAAAAGAGTTTCAACTTATGTAATCGCATTTATTGGAGTTCTTACTATTTTAGGTGGTATTGGTAGTGCAATCGTATTTTTTATACCTGTTATAAATATAGATTCTATTATTTCTATCGCACAAATGACGGTACAATCTTTATTTATAAAATAA
- a CDS encoding fumarate reductase cytochrome b subunit, with translation MSDLIEGYIGTTTERKKSRLPAKLDYMQSATGLFLALFMWAHMLLVSSILISKDFMYSVTKALEGSFIIEGGHPIFVTIAVAVVFVIFITHAALGMRKLPGNFKQYQVIKAHSKNMKHDDTKLWFIQAFTGFAMFFLGSVHLYIMMSNPGDIGPYASADRVVSDWMWPLYILLLLAVEFHGTIGLYRLCVKWGWFDGANPRETRKSLKKVKWALTVFFLVLGFASLAAYIKIGLEHKANYGERYVPTAKILKIDNNGRLA, from the coding sequence ATGAGTGACCTAATAGAAGGTTATATTGGTACTACAACGGAAAGAAAAAAGAGTAGACTTCCTGCAAAACTTGACTATATGCAAAGTGCTACAGGTCTATTTTTAGCTCTTTTTATGTGGGCTCATATGCTATTAGTATCTTCGATATTAATTAGCAAGGATTTTATGTACAGCGTAACAAAAGCTTTAGAGGGTAGCTTTATTATTGAGGGAGGACACCCTATATTTGTAACTATTGCAGTTGCAGTTGTTTTTGTTATTTTTATTACTCATGCCGCTTTAGGTATGAGAAAATTACCTGGTAACTTTAAACAATACCAAGTAATTAAAGCACATTCTAAGAATATGAAACATGACGATACAAAACTTTGGTTTATCCAAGCATTTACTGGTTTTGCTATGTTCTTCTTAGGTTCTGTACACTTATATATTATGATGAGTAATCCAGGAGATATTGGACCATACGCTTCAGCAGATAGAGTTGTAAGTGATTGGATGTGGCCTTTATATATCCTTTTATTATTAGCTGTTGAATTCCATGGAACAATTGGTCTTTATAGATTATGTGTTAAATGGGGTTGGTTTGACGGTGCAAACCCAAGAGAGACTAGAAAATCTCTTAAAAAAGTAAAATGGGCATTAACAGTATTTTTCTTAGTATTAGGTTTTGCTTCATTAGCTGCTTATATTAAAATTGGTCTTGAGCATAAAGCTAACTATGGTGAAAGATATGTTCCAACTGCAAAAATTTTAAAAATTGACAATAATGGGAGGCTAGCATAA
- a CDS encoding fumarate reductase flavoprotein subunit, with product MKINYCDALVIGGGLAGLRAAVAAQKKGLSTVVLSLVPVKRSHSAAAQGGMQASLGNSKMSDGDNEDLHFADTVKGSDWGCDQEVARMFVHTAPKAIRELASWGVPWTRVRAGTREAVINAKKTTITEDEDRHGLITSRDFGGTKKWRTCYTADATGHTMLFGVANEALRHDVDIRDRKEALSIIHEDGRCYGAVVRDLITGELEAYVAKGTCIATGGYGRVFKQTTNAVICEGTGQAIALETGIATLGNMEAVQFHPTPIVPSGILLTEGCRGDGGILRDVDGHRFMPDYEPEKKELASRDVVSRRMIEHIRNGKGVPSPYGYHVWLDISILGREHIEKNLRDVQEICQIFNGIDPADEGPKGWAPVLPMQHYSMGGIRTKPTGESQNLKGLFACGEAACWDMHGFNRLGGNSVSETVVAGMIIGNYFADFCLENDVTIPTATIQKFLDEQDKYLDEILSYNGSESIFKIKNRMKELMDEKVGIFRDGPHLEEAVEELKELLVKTKQITVKSKERAGNPELEEAYRVPKMLKVALCVAKGARDRTESRGAHYREDYLKRDDVNWLNRTLTSWPNSDALEPEITYEPLDIMKMEMPPAFRGYGAKGMIIENELSAKRQAQVDEITEKMQAEGKDRHEIQDALMPFELPMNYKERNERAGDK from the coding sequence ATGAAAATTAATTACTGTGATGCGTTAGTAATTGGTGGTGGATTAGCAGGTTTAAGAGCTGCTGTTGCTGCACAAAAAAAAGGATTAAGTACTGTTGTATTATCGTTAGTTCCTGTTAAAAGATCACACTCTGCTGCTGCACAAGGTGGTATGCAAGCTTCTTTAGGTAACTCAAAAATGTCTGATGGGGACAATGAAGATTTACACTTTGCAGATACAGTAAAAGGTAGTGACTGGGGATGCGACCAAGAAGTTGCAAGAATGTTCGTACATACTGCACCAAAAGCTATTAGAGAGCTAGCATCTTGGGGGGTTCCTTGGACTAGAGTTAGAGCAGGAACAAGAGAAGCTGTTATTAATGCTAAAAAAACAACTATTACTGAAGATGAAGATAGACATGGATTAATTACATCAAGAGACTTTGGTGGAACTAAAAAATGGAGAACATGTTATACAGCTGATGCTACTGGTCACACTATGTTATTTGGTGTTGCTAATGAAGCATTAAGACATGATGTTGATATAAGAGATAGAAAAGAAGCTTTATCAATAATTCATGAAGATGGAAGATGTTATGGAGCTGTTGTTAGAGATTTAATTACTGGTGAATTAGAAGCTTATGTTGCTAAAGGTACTTGTATTGCAACTGGTGGATATGGAAGAGTATTTAAACAAACTACTAATGCAGTTATTTGTGAAGGTACAGGTCAAGCTATTGCTCTTGAGACTGGTATTGCAACTTTAGGAAATATGGAAGCAGTACAATTCCACCCAACTCCAATTGTACCATCAGGTATTTTATTAACGGAAGGTTGTAGAGGTGATGGTGGTATCTTAAGAGATGTTGATGGTCATAGATTTATGCCAGATTACGAGCCAGAGAAAAAAGAACTTGCTTCAAGAGACGTTGTTTCAAGAAGAATGATTGAACATATTAGAAATGGTAAAGGTGTTCCATCTCCTTATGGATACCATGTATGGTTAGATATTTCTATTTTAGGTAGAGAGCATATTGAAAAGAACTTAAGAGATGTTCAAGAAATTTGTCAAATCTTCAATGGTATTGATCCAGCTGATGAAGGTCCTAAAGGATGGGCTCCTGTACTTCCAATGCAACACTACTCTATGGGTGGTATTAGAACAAAACCAACTGGTGAATCACAAAACTTAAAAGGTTTATTTGCTTGTGGTGAAGCTGCTTGTTGGGATATGCATGGATTTAACAGACTTGGAGGAAACTCAGTTTCTGAAACAGTTGTTGCTGGTATGATTATAGGTAACTACTTTGCAGATTTCTGTTTAGAAAATGATGTTACAATTCCAACTGCAACAATTCAAAAATTCTTAGATGAGCAAGATAAATATCTTGATGAAATTTTATCTTACAATGGTTCTGAAAGTATTTTTAAAATTAAAAATAGAATGAAAGAATTAATGGATGAAAAAGTTGGTATCTTTAGAGATGGTCCACACTTAGAAGAGGCTGTAGAAGAGTTAAAAGAACTATTAGTTAAAACAAAACAAATTACAGTTAAATCTAAAGAAAGAGCTGGAAACCCTGAACTTGAAGAAGCATATAGAGTTCCAAAAATGTTAAAAGTTGCTTTATGTGTTGCTAAAGGTGCTAGAGATAGAACTGAATCAAGAGGTGCACACTATAGAGAAGATTATCTAAAAAGAGATGATGTTAATTGGTTAAATAGAACATTAACTTCTTGGCCAAATTCTGATGCTTTAGAGCCTGAAATTACATATGAGCCACTTGATATTATGAAAATGGAAATGCCTCCAGCATTCAGAGGATATGGTGCTAAAGGGATGATTATTGAAAATGAGCTTTCTGCAAAAAGACAAGCACAAGTTGATGAAATCACAGAAAAAATGCAAGCAGAAGGTAAAGATAGACATGAAATTCAAGATGCTTTAATGCCATTTGAATTACCAATGAACTATAAAGAAAGAAATGAAAGAGCAGGAGATAAATAA